In Erigeron canadensis isolate Cc75 chromosome 7, C_canadensis_v1, whole genome shotgun sequence, one DNA window encodes the following:
- the LOC122609173 gene encoding uncharacterized protein LOC122609173, with protein MASGILDNSSDSPDESNDSSMEFFVNALHFLEDTTTSSAPQTRRYTDRHREIGLDTLLNDWFVQQPKYEDDYFRKKFRMDKTMFLDIVRDIEANFPYFQERYDARGRKSFTAIQKCTSAVRQLATGNAPDEYDEYLCMAAGTTRETLDYFCDAIIRLYSREYLRRPTSHDVARIFEAHELRHHMPGMLGSIDCTHVEWSGCPRRLRGQYTRGDHNSPTIMFEITASHDLWI; from the coding sequence ATGGCTTCCGGTATTTTGGATAATTCGAGCGACTCTCCCGACGAGTCAAACGATAGCTCTATGGAATTCTTTGTTAACGCGTTACACTTTCTTGAAGATACGACAACTTCTAGTGCTCCTCAAACTCGACGGTATACGGACCGGCATCGGGAAATTGGTCTTGATACTCTTTTGAACGATTggttcgttcaacaaccaaaatACGAAGACGATTACTTTCGAAAGAAGTTTCGAATGGACAAGACCATGTTTTTAGATATCGTGCGCGACATTGAAGCAAACTTCCCGTATTTCCAAGAACGTTACGATGCAAGAGGAAGAAAAAGTTTTACGGCGATACAAAAATGCACATCCGCCGTTAGGCAACTCGCGACGGGTAACGCACCAGACGAGTATGACGAGTATTTGTGCATGGCAGCCGGAACCACACGAGAGACCCTTGATTATTTTTGTGACGCCATCATTCGGTTGTATAGCCGAGAGTACCTACGCAGGCCGACGTCACACGACGTTGCACGCATCTTCGAGGCCCACGAGCTTCGTCATCATATGCCTgggatgcttggtagcatcgatTGCACACATGTCGAGTGGTCGGGATGTCCTAGACGTTTGAGAGGGCAATACACGAGGGGTGACCACAACAGTCCAACTATTATGTTTGAAATCACCGCGTCACATGATTTGTGGATTTGA
- the LOC122609174 gene encoding probable WRKY transcription factor 49, protein MGWMLNVCIDLTWSSPLTQTGMIEFVPNHAMVEAAQRKRDKYIAKCADIKYRFIPFPLSSFGKLENDALTLVKQIRKFSVIQDIGAYFEASNFSQEFEDDLLREIINDESPFLLMPQEITSDSFDSTSLNNLISNLYSGPTITDIEAALSASSYTDNTHGDSSLLDRISSEMERTGGSRVDNKYILHIKGNGNNVMADDGYKWRKYGQKAIKNSSNPRSYYKCTNPRCGAKKQVERSNEDPDTLIITYEGLHLHYMYPFFVFGQSSDNPYNPPTKKSRKFNVESGVHQQQPTKDPEEESITRHDEQPTILTSRYDQDATHEEVAISSQGLLEDMVPLFIRNPMNYTTNSSKSSSSSSYPSPPNSPSFSWSPIYY, encoded by the exons ATGGGATGGATGCTTAATGTATGTATTGATTTGACATGGTCATCGCCTTTGACGCAGACTGGTATGATTGAATTTGTGCCTAATCATGCAATGGTTGAGGCTGCACAACGTAAACGGGATAAGTATATAGCTAAATGTGCAGATATTAAATATAGGTTTATCCCCTTTCCATTATCTTCATTTGGAAAACTTGAGAATGATGCATTGACCCTGGTCAAGCAAATCAGGAAGTTCTCAGTTATACAAGACATTGGAGCAT ATTTTGAGGCATCCAATTTTTCACAAGAGTTTGAAGATGATCTTCTAAGAGAGATTATCAACGACGAGTCGCCATTCCTTTTAATGCCTCAAGAAATCACTAGTGATTCTTTCGATAGTACCTCCTTAAACAATCTCATATCGAACTTATACTCTGGCCCTACAATAACCGATATTGAAGCAGCATTGTCGGCTTCAAGTTACACAGATAATACTCACGGCGATTCTTCATTGTTAGATAG GATATCTTCGGAAATGGAGAGAACAGGAGGGAGTAGGGTTGACAACAAGTATATACTACATATAAAAGGCAATGGGAATAATGTAATGGCTGATGATGGTTATAAATGGCGCAAGTATGGTCAGAAAGCTATTAAGAACAGCTCTAACccaag AAGTTATTATAAGTGCACGAACCCACGATGTGGTGCGAAGAAACAGGTTGAGCGATCAAATGAAGATCCAGACACATTAATCATCACTTACGAAGGACTTCACCTTCATTACATGTACCCATTTTTCGTATTTGGTCAGTCGTCGGACAATCCTTATAACCCGCCTActaaaaagtcaagaaaattCAACGTCGAGTCAGGGGTGCATCAACAACAACCAACCAAAGACCCCGAAGAAGAAAGCATAACAAGACATGACGAACAACCCACGATATTGACAAGTCGTTATGATCAAGATGCGACACATGAAGAAGTCGCGATAAGTTCACAAGGATTGCTTGAAGATATGGTTCCATTATTCATTCGGAATCCTATGAACTATACAACAAATTCATCGAAATCTTCTTCTTCGTCATCTTATCCTTCTCCTCCGAATTCTCCTTCATTTTCATGGTCCCCGATATATTATTGA